A DNA window from Choristoneura fumiferana chromosome 24, NRCan_CFum_1, whole genome shotgun sequence contains the following coding sequences:
- the lolal gene encoding longitudinals lacking protein-like, which produces MGDQQFFLKWNDFQTNMVTSFRHLRDEKSFTDVTLACEGQTCKAHKMVLSACSPYFKSLLEENPSKHPIIILKDVSYLHLQAILEFMYAGEVNVSQEQLPAFLKTAARLKVKGLAEPPPQMPSIKREG; this is translated from the exons ATGGGCGATCAACAATTTTTCCTGAAATGGAACGACTTTCAAACGAATATGGTGACTTCATTCAGGCATTTAAGGGACGAAAAAAGCTTCACTGAT GTGACACTAGCCTGTGAAGGCCAGACGTGTAAAGCACATAAAATGGTTCTATCAGCCTGTAGTCCCTACTTTAAAAGTCTATTAGAG GAGAACCCATCGAAACACCCCATAATAATCCTAAAGGACGTCTCTTACCTACATCTGCAAGCAATACTGGAGTTCATGTATGCGGGAGAAGTCAACGTCTCCCAAGAACAGCTGCCTGCTTTCCTTAAGACCGCCGCCAGACTTAAG GTAAAAGGCCTAGCCGAACCTCCACCACAAATGCCGAGCATCAAACGGGAAGGCTAA